The sequence accaggggtggaacccacgccccctacaggggaagcacagagccctaccactggaccaccagggaagtcccaggagtgttggttttaaaagtggaagagaggTGGCTCCTGACCTCCCTGCTTCTCCCAAagtctgacctctgacctcttgGAGTGGAGAACGGCTGGAGGGAACAGACACACGCCTCACCCCAGATAAGGCAGGCAAGTAGTTAGTTTAGGCCAAGGTTTAATTTTAGCTTTTGACTGATGTATGTATAAATGTTAAGCTGCGCTGAACTCCCAGTTTCCTAGAAGCCACTTCAAGGAGCCCAGTGGCTATACTGAACGGCTCTGCTCGCACCCACAAGCAGCTGACTCCACTCGGTCACTGCCTCCCTTGTTTCTGAGCCTCTGCATGAAAGTTCTGGGAGGAGCCAGCCCCCATGAATTGTATCACTTGTGAAAGGCAAGTATAGATGGAGATTTGACTGCAGGACCTCCCTGCATGGTAGAGGTTATGTGTGCCtatgtatacatgcacacatgctTCATCAGATGAAGCAGTGGTTACTGCTGGAACAGAACACTGATTGTGGGCTATTGAAGGAGTTTCTCATTAGCTGTGGCACCAGATTCCTAGCTTCCATTTTGGCTCAAGAATGAGCCTAAAACCTTGTGGGATAATTTAATAAGCCTTTAGACACTTGGAGGCTCTGAGCCAGCCCTGCTGGTGAAGGATTTACTAGAAAGGGCCCAGCAGCGGCCCAGCAGccctttattcctttttccttgCCCCTCCCTTACCCCTCAGTTTAACTCTCAccataaagctgctgtaaaccaGAATCCAGTTTTTTATTCATAAGGCACCAGGGTGGAATTGTTCCTTGCCACCCTCCTATTTCAGTAATTGCCTGAATTTCCCTGAAAGGGTGACACACTTCACTTCTCTACATTTAGGAAGGACAGTGGCTCCTCAGCAACAGGTGACTGTCCTGAGGATGCAATAGACAAGGAAGCCAGGCATGCTGGCTCGAACCAGGAACTGGTCAAGTAGGATTTGCATAGCTGTCTCTGACTACAAAAATCGCATGGGTATTAGTTCAAACAGTGCAATGAAATAAGCAGTGGTTTAATTTTGAAACCTGAATCCTTTGAAAAATTAATCTGaggtaaaaatgtttaaaatcatttttgacCTTTAGCTTGTCCAACTGCCAGAACTTTGTCCTAAAGTTGAGAGTCGAAGCAGGATAGGTGTGGTCACCTGTGGCTTGGGTACAGCAGACCCGCCACGTGGACTGAAGCTATAAAGGGAAAAACCACAGGAGAATCCAGGGCTTGTTAGTGTTTTGGGCTTCCTGAtgggccccctcccccctccccaagtaGAAAGTCTGCCAGCTGGGACAGTGTCAGTGAAAAAGAGAACAAGTTTCCACTGCCAACTCCAGCCCTCACCCCACTGCCCCCTCTAAGAGTGATGGCGCCTGGTCCTAGGGACCCAGGGCAGGAGCTGGCGACATCCACGAACAAGAACTACATCTGTAAACAATAAGGAGAAAGCCAGGTGAGAATGGAACTTCTAGGAGGCCCTTTAACAGGCCTAATTGAAGGGTCACATCCAAACTGGAATGAACAGTTAACAGTGTCCCTTAAATCTCtctctggaaggaaggaaagaaagttacATTCAGAAGTTCACATCTCTACTTGCTTGTGCTTCTCAGGGGCCTCTGGGAGGCCTGTCAGAGAGGCGTGTACTGATTGTCTATGGCCCGCAGGTGGCTCCGGGAGGAGGAGTCCATTTCATAGTCCGAGTCCCGGGCTCGACTGGTGGGCTCGGGCTCCAGGTGCCGCAGGCTGTTGGCCAGTTCCTCAGGCGAAGGCACCAGGTGGAAGATCTGCTCTGGGGGAGAGGACCGGCCTGGGAGACCCTCTGGGCCGAGCCCCCGTGGACAGCCAGAAGCGCTAAGGTGGGGAAGGCCCAGCTCTGAATCCCAgcgagagagggagaaagggaacagGACAGTGTTGGAGGAACCTGGGGGACAAGTGACCAAGAGAGAGACCACACTGTCAGTCTTAACGGGGTGGAGGCAAGTGTTGGAAGGACACAACACGAGGTCTCGGTTCCCAGTGCCACCACCCCCTTTATCAAGGGGCATTAGGGTCACACCTGGCGGCTGGGAGACGACTACCACATAGCTGGACAGCCGGACGTCACAGGCAGCCCCGCACTCGAGTGGGATGGGTGAGCGCTGGAAGTGGTGGAGCATGTCCACAACCGAGGGGAAGTGGAGGTGTTGCACGCGACACTGGCCCCGCTCAGTCAGTGACAGGCGCAGGTGCTGCAGGAGAGGAGGACGGTAGGCTCAGGCATTGGCCCCTAAGGGCCTTGAACCTGGCCAGGGTGCAGCCCACCTGCCTCGCCCCATACCTTGGCTATGCCCTGGAAGTTGAACGTGAGCACGTACTCCCCACGCCGAGTCTCACTCTGCCGTACCAGGAACACTCCATGAGCGTCAGGACCCTGCAGCTGAACCAGCTGAGCTGCCTTCACTCGGGAGATGGGGCCATGGAACCAGGGGTAGCAGGACAGGAAGTGATCTGTTTTCTGGCAGGCTGGATCCAGCAACCCCCCAGGAGAAGCACCTGATAGAGAAGGAGACAGGTGACGGTGATCCTTTGTGTGTGCCTTATGTCCTGGGCTGAGTTCCGACACACCGGAGGACAAAGGCCCTGACCCCTCACCTTGGTTCAAGGAATCTGTGCTTCCCCTTGGAGAGTTAGATGTGCCGGGCTCTAAGGCTGAGGGAATATGCATCTCTGGGTCTGTGCTGAGTCTGCTGGAGAAGGGTTGGGGTTAAGAATCTGGGTAGGTCAGGAGGAGCAGTAAAAGCTGTGCCAGGAGTGGGGCCCTAGGGTCTCACCCTTGGCCTGCGCACTCCCGGAGCTCGGCCATCCATGAGTTCAGCTGCTGCTCATCTCCCACCTCAAAGATGATGTCTGTCCGATCCTTCacctggcagggagggaggggagagctggGTGGGATCCCTGAGGTCTGTGTCTATTCCTCCCAGGTGTGGAAAGCTGTCACTCACCTTCAGCACAAAGGTGTAGAGGTTGTCAGGCATCTCGAGACGTGTGCATCGCCGAATCTCCTGGATGCTGGAGCAGGCTGCTTGTAGCTTGGGCTTTGAACTCTAGGAGACCAAGGCAGACATTCAAGGCCTGTCTCTGATGGCCCTTCACCCACCCAGGCCTCCCCAGGGGCTAGCTTGCTGAGTGCATGCTCGTGGTGCTGCTGAGCAGGCACCCCAAGCCTGGAGTGCGTCCTAGCATTCTGCCTTGCAGGAGCCTGCAGAGGGCCCTCTGCCTGTAGCCACAGCACCATCTCCCCcgaccccaacacacacacacacacacacacacacacacacacacacattgagcTCCGCAGCACCCGATGTGGCCTAAGGGCCAACCTCTGCTTCACCTGGACCTGTGGACATTCCAGCTCTGACATGTCTGTTGGCTGACACCTGTTTCTCTTCCCACTGGTGGAGCAAAACCCCCCAACCCCCTACCCTTGCCAGTCACAGTGGCTGCTGGCCACCTCATCGCAGTAAACCCAGAGAGTGGACGTGAGGGTATCCAACCCAAGTTCCCTCTAATGGTGCTGGCTGACTCTGCCTGGGGGCCCAGGACTTTATCATACCTTTAGCTCCGCTCCTCCGCAGCCTTAGGAAGCAGATACTATCACCACATCTTAAAAAGAACCTCAAATCTTGGAAGTAAAGTCATTTGCCCCACACCTAGCTAATCTGTCCTGCGTTCAGGTCTTAGGGCAAGGAGGGGGTTGGCAGAGTAGCTTAGCTATGGGCTCTTGGGGCTTTTTTGCCAATGTGCCCAAAGGGGCAAAGCCTGGCATGGCTGGCCTCAATTACAGCCAGCCAGAAGCCCACACAAAACCTGGGGCCCAGCAGTCTCCCATGACATTCAACACACGTGGGGCTCAGAGTGGGTGGGAGATGACCCCCTACCTTTTTGCCAGCAAAAGGGTCCTGACTGCACCTGGCTGACCCTGCAGATGCTTGTTCCCGGGGCCCAGGAGCTCTCATCGTTTTCTCAGAAAGGAGATCACCCCTTCACTGCCCCCAtctcctccacttcctcctgTGATAAGACTGGTAAGATTGTTTCTCTGGGGTCATGAGATGATCGATGGCTGCTTCCAGCAGAGGCCAAAAGAAGATAAGAGTGTGGGGGAAGGAGCAAGATGTGGGAAATGGACAGAGGAGACCCAACTgggccctcctccctccagcagCTTTTCCTAAGAGCCAGGAGACAGACAGCAAGGCGCACCTGGAGATACCACAGCTCTCACCAAGGCAGTGCCGGCTGGGGAGGAGGAAACAAGAGGCAGGAACAAAGGTGAGTTCCAGGCACAGTGGCTTTGGCAGACCTGACCTCCATGAGGGGCTGACTTTTCAAAAGGTGGTGCAAGAGTCAGTCCTTAAAGCCATACGCTTAAGCatgctccagacacacaggtgCCAGGGTTCTGATAGAAGGATGGTGACCCCAGGACTGGGCAGCCTGGCAAGAGAGGGTTGGTCAAACTGGGGCTCTTCCTGGTCCAGGCCCACTCCCAGAAGGTCTTGGAGCTGCCAGTCCTGCCCTGGTTGTTGGACACAGCAGTCTGGGGAGAACAGCTCTGGgaacaagctcagagaggttgcaCAGCTAGTAAATCCCAGCCCTAAGTGATCAGCACTAGCCAGGGCATCTTCACCCTTCAAGTTCTTATATGTCCCCCACGACCAAGTTCCTCAGCCTGGGAGCCTCGCCTGGCACCTACACAAGCACTGGACACGCTGGAGCGCATGGGAAGCAGGGCCTCTGCTCTCCCAGCAGCTTTCACTGTCAGCGAGCCCCTCTGTCTCTATTTCCCGTCTGCAAAACGGGTTAGGTGCAGAGGGctccttccttctcttgcttTTGCAGTCGGCCCTGCCTGGACCCCCAGCCTCCCCACTGTCTCTAGGCCCTCAGCATCACTGGGAGGAAGCGGGCCAGGCCGAGAGGGTAACAGGCCTCATCTCCCTTTCAGTTCTGCTCTGGGTCCTGGGCCCTGCCCCCAGTGTGAGTGCCCAGATTACTGGCAGAGCCTGGTTTCACTCTGGAAGTGGGGCCCTCCATGCCAGCTTCACCCCCAGCAGCTGAGGAACCGCTGACCTGACAGGCAGTGAAGAGAgcattcccctcctccccccacagccAACCCTGGCCGCACAGACGTCCTGGCTCCCCTCTGCCTGCTGGCTGAGCGTGATACGGGTTCTTTGGTGTCTTCATGGTGGCCCAGGCTCACACAACCCCAGAGGCTGAGCCGGGGGCTGAACCCCAGCCTGCCAAGGACCAGAGCCAGTGCATCTAACTACCATGCTGCCTGGTGGGGGAGATGCGAGGGGCTCTGCCCAGATTGGAGGGGCAATTGAGAGCACAGGGACAGACATCCCCACCTATGGCCACAGCCCTAGCTGGACAGTCCAGAGCAGGACTTGTGAGCGCTGGTCACTGTGTGGATGGACCAGTGGGTGCCTTTCTGACTGAACAATGTGATGGAACAGAGCTCTGCTGGAGAGAGCCGAGCCCGAACCGCAGCCGCAGGAACACTTGGGGCTTCAGGTTCCCCTCCTCTCACACACCCTCTATTCCACCTGCCACGCAGAGCAAGCCAGGCCAGCAGCTGCTCTCTGGACCCACCTCAGAGTCACACTGTGCTTGGGTGATCAAAATGACCAGACCGTCCCAGTGTTTGCAGTACAGGCGGTAGTAGACTGTCACCCGCCACATCCTGCATCATCCCTGCTGGGGAGCTCTCGTTCTTAGCTCCAGTGGCCACTGTGCCTCCAGTGGTAATCCATTTCCTTGTTTGCTCTGGCTGCTAGGAAGCGTAAAGACAAAGCTGTAGACCggctctgacactgtcctcacAGTAGGGCTTGCATTTCTAGAGCTAACTTTATCcaggctttttaatttttcttattcctcTAGGCACTAGGGTTCAGCCTTGACCCTACCCTTCTTGTATAACCTTGGACAAGCAACTCAGCCCTCCGTGCCTTAGTCTTGTCATATGTATGTATGGTGGAAATATTTAATAGTCCCTCTCTTTTCACAGGGTTGGTATGGTGATGGGTGAACTATATATTGCAAGTGAAAGAAATACCTGATAAACAGCTGTTGTTAAATTTCCAGGCTGGGGCCAGCCAAGATGGGAAAAGCCTGCTTGGGTTGACTGCTGCGTTACAGTGCTCCCGTGTCACAGGACTGCAGTACGGCAGCATTACAGTGCTCCTGTGTCACGTACAGGACTACAGCTTCCCCTGAGCACACACCTGCTTTCTCTCAACCTTACAGACCCTGTTTGTAATGTGCTCCCTTTCTACCTGCAACGAAGTTATAACCTCCCTCCCTACGTACATACCCTAAGTAGGATAAAAGGGGAGAGTAATGGAATGTAATtgatactaaaataaaatgtatatatcacTGTGACTATGCATATAACACACAGTGAACTACTCAGGTGCTTCTGGGTTTGAAGAGATCAAGGACATGAAGGTGCCAGAGGGTGGGTAGGGTGATCCCTGAAAGGACAATTAGTCTGTTCAGTGGACATGGCAGGAAGTTCCATGTGCTTCTACACAAGACAGAGCAAAATTCTGGCCCTAGGTTTGTTCTCATGCTTTTGGAGGGCGTTTTGGTCAGCTCTGCCTAGCCCACGGGTTCATCCGGTCCTCCTAAGCTCCCACTGTCCAAGGACTCCTTTCTCCCATGGcagggggccgggggcgggcggCCTTTTGGGCCTCGAATCTGCCTGGAGGGGATGAGAGGATGACTGGGACCAGACCTGGCCTTTCTCTGGAGGCCCTGCCTTCCCTAAACCTGCTGCCACTCCCTGTGTGCTCAGGGGCGGGGATGGCCCATCCAGAGTCTTCCAGGGTACTGGGCTGTACCCCGCTCTGCCGTGTACTCATGGCCATTCATACCCACAAGACCCCGGCAGAGGTGCCGGTGCCCCAGCAGGAACCAAATACACACAGGATCACAGAGCTGTGAGCGCTCCCAGAGAAGGGAGACAGACACCCAACAGGCAGGGGACGGTAAGGGCCAGGACAGGCGGGTGGGAAGGCAGTGAGTGAGCTTCCCAGGTAGGTGCCAGGATGACCctggcaaaggccctgaggtggggaaGCACAAAGGCACAGTGAGACTGGCATGCAGTGAGGCAGTCCCCACGGGACCTTGAGGCTGTGGGAGTCCGTCGGCTTATTCTAAGGTGGAGCTGTGGAGGTGGGCAGCTGACGCTCACATTAAATACTTGGGCAGAAGCAGGCCAGCTAGTTGGGCCCGACCCTGCTCTTACCCGCTGCCTCCGTGGGAGGCTGGAGGGGAAGACAACATCCAATTCACACCCAAGCAGTAAAGGGCCTGGCACGGAGGGTCCCGTGGTATGGCAGGCCGAGCCCTCACAATGGCCTTATTGCATCCACTGTAGGGGCCTTTATCCTTCAAGGGAAAGCCTTGAGGGGAGGCCTCCCACCACCATCTGGAATCCCCCAGGCCACACCAGCCCCTTAGAAGTCTTGCCTCTCCCAGGGTTTTGGGACCCTCATTCCTGTCCTATAAAGAGCAGCAATGGGACAGGAAGTAGGACATAGTATACAGCCCGAAGGTCTAGGTCCAAGCCACACTCCTCTGCCATGGCCCTCATGCCCTCAAGGTAGCATCCCCATGGCCTGGAGGCAAGGTTAGACGAGCcctagctccaccacttactaccTTTGGGATCTTGGGCGTGGCACTAACTggcagcctcagttttctctttggtAGCGTGGGAACAGTAAGCAGActccaggaggaggaggatgagagTGCAGTCTTTGATGGGGGCCTGAAAACTTAAAGGCCCAGAAGAAATTCTAGATCCCAGTCATGGATAACTGAGTCCCCCAACCCCAGGCCACAGCCCAGAATCGATACTGCCTgtatggatgaatgaacaaatggacgAAAAAACATTATGGGAAAGGCTTAATCATGTCTTACTGATTGTATCAaaacaaccttaaaaaaaaaaaagaaaatactctgtCTTGTTCCAAAAATTTTAGTCGGGTTATAGGGATACTCAGAGTGGGAAGGGAGACAACTGCTAGAACACAGACCAGAGTTTCACTTGCCACCAATTTGattctgagcttcctggcagccagTGCAAAGAGGGATTCCCCAAGAGAAGGCAGCCTCTTGTGCATGGAGAATCACGTGCACAGTAGtacattaaaggctctgagaagaccTGAAGCAGAGAAACCTGAACCCATGTGTTCCCTAGACTTTGGCCACCCTGTGTCCTGCTCAGAAgcctctctggggtctgcacAACCACCGCAAGCAACATTGCCATCCTGGTTTTTGGGAATTAGACAGTCCTGgctttgagtcccagctctgcctcatcTTCCATGGACAAGTGACTCACCTCTCCTAGCCTCAGTCTCCACTTTTGTAAGGTGGGGTAATAGTGCCCCTACCTTCCGTGAGAATTTGGCAATACAGTGTGTGCAGGGTATGGAAAGGTCCCTGGGGACACGGTACAAGGTGGGGATGAGCACAGGGCCTTAGGAATGCAGTCTTAGGAATACCTGATCTGCTCAGCAGTGAACAGAAGGAATACCTGATCTGCTCAGAAGCGAACAGCCCCTCCTGAGGAAGCTTTCAGCTTTCACAGCTATTTTTCCACAAGACCATGAGCCCAAGGCAGCCTCCCTGCTCCCTTTCCATCTTTGTGTGTCCTCTGCAGGGCATAGAGTTAGCGGctttaaatgtttgctgagcacTCTCCAAAGTGGAGAAGGTGGAGGAAAAGGCACTGGAGGCTAAGGGTACAGCAAGAGCTAACGTCCAGAGACCAGAAAGTACAGCCAAATCCACAAGCTGGCAGGGGAGTTTGCTGTGGCTAGAAATGGTACTAACAGACCCCCTCACACCACcctttagtgagcacctactatgtaccaggcactggggcCTGGGCTATCCATCCAGGACCCCTTTGAACTGCTGAATTCACAGGCCAGCACCATTTCcagaaaattcaaatttcaaagaaaaaagcatCATATTGAGGAACGGAGGTGCCAGGACCAAAGAAGCAGGAAGGTCACTGTTTCAGGGTGGAGGGCAATCCTTGACATGACTATGGTGATACTTTGAGACCACCCTGCTCTGGGGCACCTGTCTGAAGAACAGTGGTGGGCGCCTCCCATGACCCCCCCCAACAGCCCATGAGGCTGGTGTTTTTATCCCCACTTGACAAATGAGGAGCCAAGGCTAAGGGAACCTCCTGGAGGGGCTGGTCACAACACAGGATGCACAACCAGCAGGCCTGGGTCCTCTGGAAGTCAGCCCGGGATCCGTGTTTAACGTGGGCCCTGGGTGCGTCTGGAACCCACGGCATCCGAGGGGAAGGCTGGGCAGGGGGgccacacccacctccctcccctgcccccctttcCCCAGGCACAAGAGACTTGGAGGAGGGAGGGCTCAGTCCATCCCACAGCGGCAGAATGGTGGATGCTGGGGCAAGGGCTCTGGAACCAGCTGGCCTGGGGTCAAAGGGGGCGCTCACAGGGAGCCCCCACAAAGCGTGAGGCGTCAGAAAACAGGGTGACACCCTGAACCCCCTGCGAGATGAGCAGCATCAAAACTgagttgctgggcttccctggtggcgcagaggttgagagttcgcctgccgatgcaggggacacgggttcgtgccccggtccgggaagatcccacatgccacggagcggctgggcccgtgagccatggccgctgagcctgcgcgtccggagcctctgctccgcaacaggagaggccacaacagtgagagacccgcgtaccgcaaaaaaaaaaaaaagaaaaagaaaaaagaaactgagttgcTGTCCATCAGTCCCGCCATTGCTACTCCCAGACACATCCAGAATCCAGCTACTTCCCATCCCCCTCCTCTGCTCACAACTCTCCTGTGGGCCCCATCTTGCTGGTCCTCGCCGTGGCCCATGAGACGCTGCATGACCTTGTTCTTGTTACCTCCTCAATCTCATCTACTGTTCCTCTCACTCCgatccagccacactggcctccactTCCTGCGATGTAGCAAGCACACTCCCACCTTGGGGCCTTTGtgcctgctgttccctctgtctgaaaGGCAGTTTGCCCACATTTTCACAAATCGGGCTCCTCTCggattcaggtctcagctcaaggGTCACCTCCTCAGGAAGGCCCTCCCTGACCAGGTGTCTAAATACAGAGTCACCATCACAGAACCCCTTTACTTCCT is a genomic window of Lagenorhynchus albirostris chromosome 14, mLagAlb1.1, whole genome shotgun sequence containing:
- the SH2B3 gene encoding SH2B adapter protein 3 isoform X9, translating into MNGPTLQSSSASSASSAATAPSPRGWSEFCELHAVAAARELARQYWLFAREHPHHAPLRAEVVSLQFTDLFQRYFCREVREGRAPGLSGTRAAAPARDYRETGRGPPAKAEASPAEPGPAAPAPGLPKARSSEELAPPRPACSLQHLRHSLRHIFRHRSAGELPAAPSAAAGEAGEAPARPGLARKLLPWSLAREPPPEALKEATLRYSLADEASMDSGARWQRGRLALRRAGPDGADRLLELFDPPKSSKPKLQAACSSIQEIRRCTRLEMPDNLYTFVLKVKDRTDIIFEVGDEQQLNSWMAELRECAGQGRLSTDPEMHIPSALEPGTSNSPRGSTDSLNQGEGSGPLSSGVSELSPGHKAHTKDHRHLSPSLSGASPGGLLDPACQKTDHFLSCYPWFHGPISRVKAAQLVQLQGPDAHGVFLVRQSETRRGEYVLTFNFQGIAKHLRLSLTERGQCRVQHLHFPSVVDMLHHFQRSPIPLECGAACDVRLSSYVVVVSQPPGVCVSPAPYW